TTGACGATGACATCCACCTTTTCCTTTGTGATGTCGCCAGCGACGATCGTGATCGAACGGCCGGGGAACTCGGGATGGTGAAAGACGATTTCTTCCATGCTTCGATTCTCCAAGAAGTGAAGCCCACCGGTACGCGGCGGTGGACTCAGACTTCGCGCTCCTTGCGGGCGAGTGTAATCAGCGATGTGCCAGCCGGCAGGTCAATGTGGCGAATCATCCGCGCCTCCAGGTGAAGGAGCTTGCGCAGGAACGTGTTCGCGGGCCGCGGTAACGGAATCAGGTGCGTCTTCGGGCGGCGCGCCTCGCGCACGCCGGTCGAGCGCTGCCACCAACGCTGCAGCCTTCGGAATCCAATGATGATCGGGTGAACGAAGAAGATCGCAAAACTGTACTTCACCGGACGGAATCCGCCGCTCGCCAGGAGCTTGCGCAGTGACTTGTGCGAGTACCGCCGGAAGTGATGCAGGGCAATGTCGTGATCGCTCCAGAGTTCCTCATGCGCCGGTACTGTTGCCATCAGGTAACCACCGGGGCGCAGCACGCGGTTGAACTCACGAATCAAAAGGTCATCGCGCTCCACGTGTTCCATCATGTCGAGTGCCAGGATCAAGTCGAGCGAACCCGTTTCGAACGGCAAATGAACGACATCCGCCAGCGCGAGGTTTTCGATGCCGCGATCGCGACAGAACTTCAGCGCCAACTGCGAGAAATCGAGACCGATTGGCTTCCACGAGGCAACCGTCTGCAACATCAGTCCCGTTCCGCACCCAACGTCGAGAACGCGCCCGGGGCGCGGCGGCTCCGGCAGGTAACGGTCAAGGACCGCCTGAATCAAACGAAGACGGCCCTGGAACCACCAGTAGCTTCCTTCCAGTTCATACATTTTTTCGTATTCTTCGGTGTTCATCGCGGCCCCTTGTGGGGCAAGAGTTGGGCCAAGTCGCCGGTAGGTCAAGCGGGAGTGGCAGCGAGCTTGGCACGCAGAGGGCTGGTTGATCGCTTAGGGAGTTGGGATTGACGTGGCTCGGGGGCGAG
This DNA window, taken from bacterium, encodes the following:
- a CDS encoding class I SAM-dependent methyltransferase, giving the protein MNTEEYEKMYELEGSYWWFQGRLRLIQAVLDRYLPEPPRPGRVLDVGCGTGLMLQTVASWKPIGLDFSQLALKFCRDRGIENLALADVVHLPFETGSLDLILALDMMEHVERDDLLIREFNRVLRPGGYLMATVPAHEELWSDHDIALHHFRRYSHKSLRKLLASGGFRPVKYSFAIFFVHPIIIGFRRLQRWWQRSTGVREARRPKTHLIPLPRPANTFLRKLLHLEARMIRHIDLPAGTSLITLARKEREV